One segment of Vagococcus martis DNA contains the following:
- the dapA gene encoding 4-hydroxy-tetrahydrodipicolinate synthase, with protein MAPLFKGAAVAITTPFSHDEVDYATFEKHVNFLIEEGLQALFVNGTTGEGSTLTEEERLNLIRSSLKVSNGRVPVIANTGTNDTKASLSHSLKAKEAGADAIMLITPYYNKTSQRGLIKHFTLIADTVGLPVILYNVPSRTNMTIEPETLVELAKNPHIVALKDATGDMEYLRQCKELLPSDFAIYSGNDDAIIPFFEGGGDGVISVLANATPKEFQEIYTTFQENPVEAKELFEQILPLINSLSVDINPMPIKALVNHLGYAEDEVRLPLVELEADARVPIEQAYHAFKGE; from the coding sequence ATGGCCCCATTATTTAAAGGTGCAGCTGTTGCAATTACCACTCCATTTAGTCATGACGAGGTAGATTATGCGACATTTGAAAAACATGTAAATTTTTTAATCGAGGAAGGACTTCAAGCGTTGTTTGTTAATGGGACAACTGGTGAAGGATCGACATTAACAGAAGAAGAACGACTTAACTTAATTCGTTCATCTCTTAAAGTATCAAATGGACGAGTACCAGTTATCGCAAATACAGGAACCAATGACACAAAAGCTTCACTATCACATTCTTTAAAAGCAAAAGAAGCCGGTGCTGATGCGATTATGTTAATTACACCTTATTACAATAAAACAAGTCAACGTGGTTTAATCAAACATTTCACATTGATAGCAGATACGGTAGGGTTACCAGTTATCTTGTATAATGTACCTTCTCGAACTAATATGACAATTGAACCTGAAACGTTAGTTGAATTAGCAAAAAATCCACATATTGTGGCATTGAAAGATGCAACTGGAGATATGGAATATTTACGTCAATGTAAAGAATTATTGCCTAGTGATTTTGCTATTTATAGTGGTAATGATGACGCGATTATCCCGTTTTTTGAAGGTGGAGGAGACGGTGTGATTTCTGTTTTAGCTAACGCTACACCAAAAGAATTTCAAGAAATTTATACGACATTCCAGGAAAATCCAGTTGAGGCAAAAGAATTATTTGAACAAATATTACCACTTATTAACAGTTTGAGTGTTGATATCAATCCAATGCCAATTAAGGCTTTGGTTAATCATTTAGGGTATGCTGAAGATGAAGTTCGTTTGCCATTGGTCGAACTAGAAGCCGATGCACGTGTGCCGATCGAACAAGCATATCATGCATTTAAAGGAGAGTAA
- a CDS encoding aspartate kinase, which translates to MTKRSVIKFGGTSVGDFSKIKNIAKYLANRANKGEELVVVVSAMGKTTDELLKNVDLLSKEPDQHDLALLLTTGEQQTISYLAIALKELDVKAKAMTGFQAGIKTKGHYMKSKILEVDNEAFEKAFCSNKVVVVAGFQGMNADGELTTLGRGGSDTTAVAIASSLETSCEIYTDVAGVYGTDPRLYPAKRIDVVSFEEMMEMSALGAGVLETRSVEIAKNYHVPIYLGQTLSDERGTWVMPQKDILEKKAVTGVALDKDMHYVTFSYPENDATLLKQLFNLLEKEEINIDMISQIVNEDGLQLSFTMKDTDTVELKHIFDTLHKEFTELNYVVKSDYVKVSVIGSGMRDMSGVASKVFMTLLENDIEFYQVTTSEISISYVVDRTNGVLAVEKLCEAFGL; encoded by the coding sequence ATGACAAAAAGAAGTGTCATTAAATTTGGTGGAACATCGGTCGGAGATTTTTCAAAAATTAAAAACATTGCAAAATACCTAGCAAATCGTGCCAATAAGGGTGAGGAATTAGTTGTCGTTGTTTCTGCGATGGGGAAAACGACAGATGAGTTGTTAAAAAATGTTGATTTGTTATCCAAGGAACCAGACCAACATGATTTAGCCCTACTTTTAACTACTGGAGAACAACAAACAATTTCTTACTTAGCTATTGCGCTAAAAGAGCTTGATGTCAAGGCCAAAGCGATGACAGGATTTCAAGCAGGGATAAAAACAAAAGGGCATTACATGAAGAGTAAGATACTAGAAGTTGATAATGAAGCTTTTGAGAAAGCGTTCTGTTCAAATAAGGTGGTTGTTGTAGCGGGTTTTCAAGGGATGAATGCAGATGGCGAGTTAACAACGCTTGGTCGTGGAGGAAGTGACACAACAGCTGTTGCCATTGCATCATCTTTAGAAACATCTTGCGAAATTTATACCGATGTCGCGGGAGTGTATGGTACGGACCCACGATTGTATCCAGCAAAACGAATAGATGTTGTGAGTTTTGAGGAAATGATGGAAATGAGTGCGTTAGGCGCTGGCGTACTGGAAACAAGAAGTGTTGAAATTGCTAAAAATTATCATGTACCCATTTATTTAGGGCAAACATTATCAGATGAAAGAGGGACTTGGGTTATGCCACAAAAAGATATCTTAGAAAAAAAAGCAGTCACAGGTGTTGCGCTTGATAAAGACATGCATTATGTCACATTTAGCTATCCAGAAAATGATGCCACTTTATTGAAACAATTGTTTAATTTATTAGAAAAAGAAGAAATTAATATTGATATGATTTCTCAAATTGTCAATGAAGACGGGTTGCAATTGTCATTTACGATGAAAGATACAGATACGGTCGAATTAAAACATATATTTGATACGTTACACAAAGAATTTACCGAACTAAATTACGTGGTGAAATCAGACTATGTCAAAGTATCTGTGATTGGTTCAGGTATGCGAGATATGTCTGGTGTTGCAAGTAAAGTATTTATGACATTGTTAGAAAATGATATTGAATTTTATCAAGTAACCACCTCTGAAATTAGTATTTCTTATGTCGTGGATCGGACAAATGGTGTGTTAGCAGTTGAAAAATTATGCGAAGCGTTTGGGTTATAA
- a CDS encoding LPXTG cell wall anchor domain-containing protein, translated as MKKLIWSSILISTLMVGNISQAVDSSTETKESESISQVTTNSTETTTESTSEAIPDGLAITKSDVSLLITDMVNEGKLSQFQYEDFQVRIEKATTIKEVTLVYSDALDLAKLNKDLYQSSFDEKVYNTKYQLGLLVKTGKLTQKQADQFIEKIDKSTTIEELDNLWAEIEATVNKSTDTTSSTSSSSSSVKQTQAVKTTPKSDTKNSSSNLPKTGEKQSNVGLQLIAVGSLLMTVILIKRKS; from the coding sequence ATGAAAAAGTTAATTTGGAGTAGTATTTTAATAAGTACATTAATGGTTGGTAATATTAGTCAAGCTGTTGATTCATCAACAGAAACAAAAGAAAGTGAGTCAATTAGTCAAGTGACGACTAATTCGACTGAAACGACAACAGAGTCTACAAGCGAAGCAATTCCAGATGGTCTTGCTATCACAAAATCAGATGTTTCGTTATTAATCACTGATATGGTAAATGAAGGGAAATTATCACAGTTTCAATACGAAGATTTCCAAGTGCGTATAGAAAAAGCAACAACAATAAAAGAAGTAACTTTAGTTTATTCTGACGCCCTTGATTTAGCAAAATTAAATAAAGATTTATATCAAAGTAGTTTTGATGAAAAAGTTTATAATACAAAATATCAATTAGGGCTATTGGTTAAAACAGGTAAACTGACACAAAAACAAGCTGATCAGTTCATTGAAAAAATTGATAAAAGTACAACAATCGAAGAGTTAGATAATTTGTGGGCAGAAATTGAAGCTACAGTGAATAAATCAACAGATACAACAAGCAGTACTAGCTCAAGTTCAAGCAGTGTTAAACAGACACAAGCGGTTAAAACGACACCCAAATCTGATACTAAAAACAGCTCATCTAATTTACCAAAAACAGGTGAAAAACAATCAAATGTTGGATTACAGTTAATAGCTGTAGGGTCATTACTTATGACTGTTATATTGATAAAACGAAAATCATAA
- the thiD gene encoding bifunctional hydroxymethylpyrimidine kinase/phosphomethylpyrimidine kinase, with product MTVNQTPQVVTIAGSDSGGGAGIQADLKTFQARDVFGMSIVVALTAQNTLGVQSSLPIPCDFVAEQFDSLAADFRIRACKTGMLADKEHVQIVVQKLKEVDFGPLIVDPVMIAKGGHSLLQKEAVDCIKEELLPLASVLTPNIPEAEELIQQEIKTSEDMIQAAHVLQEMGVKNVVIKGGHSTDILAKDFVLLENGETFWMSSKRIETIKTHGTGDTFSSCIAAEIAKGKSVKEAIHIAKSFIQGAIEQEIFVGHGHGPTNHWANPVQDIIID from the coding sequence ATGACCGTTAACCAAACCCCTCAAGTAGTAACCATTGCCGGAAGTGATTCAGGTGGTGGAGCAGGAATCCAAGCAGACTTAAAGACATTTCAAGCAAGAGATGTTTTTGGCATGAGTATTGTCGTTGCCTTGACTGCACAAAATACATTAGGTGTACAAAGTAGTTTACCGATACCATGTGACTTTGTTGCGGAACAATTTGATTCTTTGGCAGCTGACTTTCGTATTCGAGCATGTAAAACAGGGATGCTTGCCGATAAAGAACATGTTCAAATCGTTGTTCAAAAACTAAAAGAAGTGGATTTTGGCCCACTGATTGTAGATCCTGTGATGATTGCTAAAGGAGGGCATTCGCTATTACAAAAAGAAGCGGTAGATTGCATTAAAGAAGAGTTACTCCCACTAGCTTCGGTGTTAACCCCAAATATTCCAGAAGCAGAAGAATTAATTCAGCAAGAGATAAAAACAAGCGAAGATATGATTCAAGCAGCACACGTTTTACAAGAAATGGGTGTCAAAAATGTGGTAATAAAGGGAGGTCATTCAACAGATATTTTGGCAAAAGACTTTGTCTTACTAGAAAATGGTGAGACATTTTGGATGAGTTCAAAACGCATTGAAACGATTAAAACACATGGGACGGGCGATACATTTTCATCATGCATAGCAGCTGAAATAGCAAAAGGAAAGTCGGTTAAAGAAGCTATACACATTGCGAAAAGTTTTATTCAAGGTGCGATAGAACAAGAGATATTTGTTGGACATGGACATGGTCCAACGAATCATTGGGCTAATCCAGTTCAAGATATTATCATCGATTAA
- the thiE gene encoding thiamine phosphate synthase produces the protein MIDEALTLYLVTNSDGLSDDVFLTRVEEACKNGVTLVQLREKKASTREFYQKALAIKGITDKYGIPLIINDRVDVCLAVDAAGVHIGDDELPVDVTRQLIGPDKWLGVSAKTVERALEAKEQGADHLGVGAMFPTTTKENAPTTDISVLQDIIHAAQLPVVAIGGIKEENMAALRDTDISGVAIVSDIMQADDVAKKTQALKKQIVSIKEKNHHDR, from the coding sequence ATGATTGATGAGGCATTAACATTATATTTAGTGACAAATTCAGATGGGTTATCTGATGACGTCTTTTTAACCAGAGTAGAGGAAGCTTGTAAAAATGGTGTGACACTTGTCCAATTAAGAGAAAAAAAAGCTAGCACACGAGAATTTTATCAAAAAGCGTTAGCAATTAAAGGTATTACGGATAAATATGGCATACCTCTTATTATCAATGACCGAGTCGATGTGTGTTTGGCTGTTGATGCAGCTGGTGTGCATATTGGAGATGATGAGTTGCCAGTTGATGTGACACGTCAGTTGATTGGTCCGGATAAATGGTTAGGTGTCTCAGCTAAAACCGTTGAGCGAGCACTTGAGGCCAAAGAACAAGGAGCAGACCATTTAGGTGTCGGGGCCATGTTTCCAACAACGACGAAAGAAAATGCTCCAACAACGGATATCTCAGTTTTGCAAGATATCATTCACGCAGCACAATTACCAGTTGTCGCGATTGGCGGGATTAAAGAAGAAAATATGGCTGCATTACGTGATACAGATATTTCAGGTGTCGCGATTGTGAGTGACATTATGCAAGCTGATGATGTAGCGAAAAAAACACAAGCCTTAAAGAAACAGATTGTAAGTATAAAGGAGAAAAATCATCATGACCGTTAA
- a CDS encoding hydroxyethylthiazole kinase yields MLRVNQFQTPFPLIPSPLVHCITNSVTCETVANSVLYIGGKPIMTEDTRDFSDLYEQVGGVLINIGHLSEEKETAMVLAMDEAHKRNVPIVVDNVGVSSSRIRKEVANKLLSLEPTVVKGNVSEMRTLCNLASHGKGVDAAEEDQDLLAMKELEEGLLALAKIHPNTCFLATGPSDLVVYQSQVVLLQNGIEALDKFTGTGDVVGALIATLLGSGVDVLPSVLQAVSYFNLCGEEALEIVQNDAKIASIREETLNQLSLLKQNELWQNRIKGDWL; encoded by the coding sequence ATGTTACGAGTTAATCAATTTCAAACACCCTTTCCTCTAATACCTTCTCCCCTAGTGCATTGTATTACGAACTCAGTGACATGTGAAACGGTCGCAAATAGTGTGTTATACATTGGAGGAAAACCAATTATGACAGAAGATACGCGAGATTTTTCAGATTTATATGAACAAGTAGGTGGCGTGTTAATCAATATTGGCCATTTATCAGAAGAAAAAGAAACAGCTATGGTATTAGCTATGGACGAGGCTCATAAACGTAACGTCCCTATCGTTGTAGATAATGTCGGCGTCTCTAGTTCAAGAATACGAAAAGAAGTAGCCAACAAATTATTATCTCTTGAACCAACTGTTGTCAAAGGCAATGTGTCAGAAATGCGAACGTTATGTAATTTAGCCAGTCATGGAAAAGGTGTCGATGCAGCAGAAGAAGACCAAGATTTGTTAGCGATGAAAGAATTAGAAGAAGGACTATTAGCACTAGCTAAAATCCATCCAAATACGTGTTTTTTAGCGACAGGACCAAGTGATTTAGTGGTGTATCAATCACAAGTTGTCTTGCTACAAAATGGCATTGAGGCATTAGATAAATTCACAGGGACGGGAGACGTCGTTGGGGCATTAATTGCAACACTTTTAGGTAGTGGGGTGGATGTATTGCCAAGTGTTTTACAGGCAGTAAGCTATTTTAATTTGTGTGGTGAAGAAGCATTAGAAATAGTTCAAAATGACGCGAAAATTGCGAGCATTCGCGAAGAAACATTGAATCAATTATCATTATTAAAACAAAATGAGTTATGGCAAAACAGGATAAAAGGAGATTGGTTATGA
- the thiW gene encoding energy coupling factor transporter S component ThiW: protein MPSQTTNLKKLLILSLMVAMDVVLSPLFRIEGMAPMSSVMNVIGVMLMGPFYGTIMALVCGVLRMMLLGIPPLALTGAVFGALLAGIFYKIYPTIYSAMFGEFLGTGIIGSLLSYPVMAWFTGSRNGMYWFFYTPRFIGGAVIGSFVAFIVMKKLANVPTFQRIQAIFFNEKVGDEQHVTS from the coding sequence ATGCCGTCTCAAACTACTAATTTAAAAAAACTATTGATTTTATCTCTAATGGTTGCGATGGATGTGGTGTTATCACCACTCTTTCGCATCGAAGGGATGGCACCAATGTCTAGTGTAATGAATGTGATTGGTGTGATGCTAATGGGACCTTTTTACGGCACGATTATGGCACTTGTCTGTGGCGTATTACGGATGATGCTTCTAGGCATTCCACCACTAGCCTTAACAGGTGCTGTTTTTGGTGCATTACTTGCTGGAATATTTTACAAAATTTATCCAACAATTTACAGTGCGATGTTTGGTGAGTTTCTAGGAACAGGAATTATTGGCTCATTATTATCCTATCCTGTTATGGCTTGGTTTACAGGAAGTCGTAATGGTATGTACTGGTTTTTCTATACACCACGATTTATTGGTGGTGCGGTGATTGGTTCGTTTGTAGCTTTTATCGTGATGAAAAAGTTAGCGAATGTACCAACGTTTCAACGAATTCAAGCGATTTTTTTTAATGAGAAAGTAGGTGACGAGCAACATGTTACGAGTTAA
- the tenA gene encoding thiaminase II — MFTNIAREKSAPYWEGSFTHPFVAGLQEGTLSDEAFRYYLIQDGYYLEHFSKLHRLIAEQVEDEEVKEMLLTGADHLKEGEMSIREDFFTELGITDEEVASTEIAPTAYNYVSHMYRQLIDGTPNSAVAGLLPCAWLYQEIGTELIKTGSPHQLYQRWIETYSGEESKEEVAHQCALLNRLYEESDKEEQEKMIEAFYVSAQMEYLFWEMAYTHQKWPEGEKDAVSNY; from the coding sequence ATGTTTACAAACATTGCACGAGAGAAATCAGCACCTTATTGGGAAGGAAGTTTTACTCATCCATTTGTCGCAGGACTTCAAGAAGGAACGCTATCAGATGAAGCATTTCGCTATTATTTGATTCAAGATGGGTACTACTTAGAACATTTTAGCAAACTTCACCGTTTGATAGCAGAACAAGTAGAAGATGAAGAAGTAAAAGAGATGTTACTAACAGGAGCGGATCACTTAAAAGAAGGTGAGATGAGTATTAGAGAGGATTTCTTTACTGAGTTAGGCATTACAGATGAAGAAGTTGCTAGCACTGAAATTGCCCCGACTGCTTATAATTATGTGTCGCATATGTATCGTCAATTAATTGATGGCACACCAAATAGTGCAGTCGCAGGGTTACTACCGTGTGCGTGGTTGTACCAAGAAATTGGGACTGAATTAATTAAAACAGGTTCTCCTCATCAGTTGTATCAACGATGGATTGAAACGTACTCTGGTGAAGAATCAAAAGAAGAAGTCGCTCATCAATGTGCTTTACTGAATCGACTGTACGAAGAAAGCGACAAGGAAGAACAAGAAAAAATGATTGAGGCCTTTTATGTGAGTGCTCAAATGGAATACCTGTTTTGGGAAATGGCATACACACATCAAAAATGGCCAGAAGGAGAAAAAGATGCCGTCTCAAACTACTAA
- a CDS encoding energy-coupling factor transporter transmembrane component T, translating into MSVTKSSALVLSGLLLLLTIELSFTSSIQLNWFVVLVSALYLISKKKWFGLFGLVFFPLIPALGTYWSVYLYGNNPDYGLVLVSRTFAFAAIGMVFAFGVDLEELLLILEQKKLPASFVYGILVVLHAMPVIQREIVALREASLFRGKKLHFYSPLMYLKVIFVANHWRDSYTEAMFSRGFDEEGERTHYTQYKVCPKSLATLGVLTVISQFILIIT; encoded by the coding sequence ATGTCAGTGACGAAAAGTTCTGCTTTAGTGCTAAGCGGACTACTACTACTTTTGACTATTGAATTATCATTTACCTCATCTATTCAGTTAAATTGGTTTGTTGTGTTAGTCAGTGCTTTATATCTTATTAGTAAGAAAAAATGGTTTGGGTTGTTTGGTTTAGTTTTTTTTCCATTAATTCCAGCTTTAGGAACGTATTGGTCAGTTTATCTATATGGAAATAATCCTGATTATGGTCTTGTTCTAGTGAGTCGAACCTTTGCTTTTGCTGCCATTGGCATGGTGTTTGCATTTGGGGTCGACTTAGAAGAATTACTCTTAATTTTAGAGCAAAAAAAATTACCAGCGTCATTTGTTTATGGCATTTTAGTTGTTTTACATGCGATGCCTGTGATTCAACGAGAGATTGTGGCACTAAGAGAAGCCAGTTTATTTCGTGGAAAAAAACTCCATTTTTATTCGCCATTGATGTATTTAAAAGTGATTTTTGTCGCTAATCATTGGCGGGACAGTTACACAGAAGCCATGTTTTCAAGAGGATTTGATGAAGAAGGCGAAAGGACGCATTACACACAATATAAAGTGTGTCCTAAAAGTTTAGCTACATTAGGCGTATTAACGGTTATATCACAATTTATATTAATCATTACTTAG
- a CDS encoding ABC transporter ATP-binding protein, which produces MRGIELSELTIKRGDKEVLRQVDFGFSPHEFILLSGASGSGKSTLLKAIAGFADVSYSGTITVDGKSLTQASMSDKARQIGMMFQNPGQQFTMKTLRREIIFVLENLQTKPSDITEQMQEAVLLADTTELLDRQLSTLSGGEKQRAALTVLLAMRSPFLLLDEPFASIDPKTRKLLIQQLHQLKHQGKTIIICDHDFNDYAEVVDTWVTLDNQVLQNVPLALLKQEQTNVLLTDHRAPTDVILRLEDVRYKQNKRELLSQDSFHFSKGITTLTGDNGTGKSTLFRSIAQCHRYKGKMFLYDKKLKKSRTLYQTLSLVTQEAEKQFVTLTPAEEFIYSEYQWEDAKRQRQEAIEFLGLEPLLNRSVFHLSEGQKKSIQLLTMLSLDVPFLLLDEPFSGLDERAANYFANWFKRQANRQDMMIISHRLAPLHGVSQHHVHLDKKQLWQQDYSVGEGIKDVSDEKFCFSAKRTTTTFDY; this is translated from the coding sequence ATGAGAGGAATTGAATTAAGTGAGTTGACGATTAAACGTGGCGACAAAGAGGTGTTACGTCAGGTTGACTTTGGTTTTTCTCCTCATGAATTTATTTTGCTATCTGGTGCCAGTGGTAGTGGTAAATCAACGTTATTAAAAGCCATTGCCGGATTTGCTGATGTGTCATACTCGGGCACGATTACCGTTGATGGAAAGAGTTTAACACAAGCGAGTATGTCTGATAAGGCTAGACAGATTGGCATGATGTTTCAAAATCCAGGGCAACAATTTACAATGAAAACACTACGTCGTGAAATTATTTTTGTTTTAGAAAATTTGCAAACAAAACCTAGTGATATTACGGAACAAATGCAAGAAGCCGTCCTATTAGCCGATACGACAGAATTATTAGATAGGCAGTTATCTACGTTATCAGGTGGGGAAAAACAACGTGCGGCATTAACAGTTCTCTTAGCGATGAGAAGTCCATTTTTATTATTAGATGAGCCGTTTGCCAGTATTGATCCTAAAACAAGAAAATTATTAATTCAACAGTTACATCAATTAAAACATCAAGGTAAGACGATTATTATTTGCGACCATGATTTTAATGATTATGCTGAAGTGGTTGATACATGGGTGACACTAGATAATCAAGTATTACAAAACGTTCCATTAGCTCTTTTAAAGCAAGAACAGACAAATGTGCTATTGACGGATCATAGAGCGCCAACAGATGTCATTTTAAGATTAGAGGATGTCAGATACAAGCAAAATAAACGCGAGCTACTAAGTCAAGATTCTTTTCATTTTTCTAAAGGAATCACGACACTGACAGGAGATAATGGAACAGGAAAATCAACGTTGTTTCGTTCGATAGCACAATGTCATCGTTATAAAGGCAAGATGTTTTTATACGATAAAAAGCTTAAAAAAAGCCGTACGCTATATCAGACATTATCCTTAGTTACTCAAGAAGCGGAAAAACAATTTGTGACACTCACACCAGCTGAAGAATTTATTTATAGCGAGTATCAGTGGGAGGACGCTAAACGTCAAAGACAGGAAGCGATTGAGTTTTTAGGATTGGAACCACTACTTAATCGAAGCGTGTTCCATCTAAGTGAAGGACAGAAAAAAAGTATTCAATTATTGACGATGTTGAGTTTAGATGTGCCGTTTTTATTATTAGACGAGCCGTTTTCAGGTTTAGATGAACGTGCTGCTAACTATTTTGCTAATTGGTTTAAAAGGCAAGCAAACAGACAAGATATGATGATTATTTCGCATCGATTGGCACCACTTCATGGCGTTAGTCAACATCATGTGCATTTAGATAAGAAACAATTATGGCAACAAGATTATTCGGTTGGGGAGGGGATAAAGGATGTCAGTGACGAAAAGTTCTGCTTTAGTGCTAAGCGGACTACTACTACTTTTGACTATTGA
- a CDS encoding ECF transporter S component, producing MKEKWTLRQVVLLALLAFLFGGVFMGAGFLYAGLSAVLTPLGLSPFANELLFGLWTMAAPMAGILIPRKGSSILGEMLAALAEMLYGTYFGPGVLISGFFQGLGTELGFMVTRYKRYDIVPLFYGAIGTTVLSFVYEFFKFGYGTYSIRMILSLLAVRFLSVTFFGVVVVSMVMKLYNRSQDLSVVNE from the coding sequence ATGAAGGAAAAATGGACGTTACGTCAGGTTGTTTTGTTAGCATTATTAGCCTTTTTATTTGGTGGTGTATTTATGGGAGCAGGATTTTTATATGCTGGTTTATCAGCTGTATTAACGCCCCTTGGGTTAAGTCCTTTTGCTAATGAACTATTATTTGGTTTATGGACAATGGCTGCACCGATGGCAGGGATATTAATTCCTAGAAAAGGAAGTTCAATTTTAGGAGAAATGTTGGCTGCATTAGCAGAGATGTTGTATGGAACATATTTTGGACCAGGTGTTCTTATTTCAGGTTTTTTCCAAGGTCTTGGAACAGAACTAGGGTTTATGGTAACACGATATAAACGCTACGACATCGTGCCATTATTCTACGGAGCAATTGGCACAACGGTCTTAAGTTTTGTGTATGAATTTTTTAAATTTGGTTATGGAACGTATTCAATTAGGATGATTTTATCACTTCTTGCTGTGCGATTTTTGTCGGTGACGTTCTTTGGCGTTGTTGTTGTGTCAATGGTCATGAAGCTTTATAACCGATCACAAGATCTTTCGGTAGTAAACGAATGA
- a CDS encoding IS30 family transposase has translation MAQIQNTTQKLTYKHLSFEERQLIEVWHNRGDSNRAIGKRLGRHHQTINNELKRGTTTQIKENKKPRQLYFAETGQAKYIENRKRCGANSKLASAVDFINYACKQIIDFNWSPDAIVGFTKSMRTWNTPTVSTKTLYNYIDSGFLPIRNHHLKMKIRLSPKKKRSRKHKKELGKSIDERPSTVDDRKNFGHWEIDSVIGSKSKDDNAILTLVERKTRYMITVVLDDHTEESVCYTVNQLKSEFGQVNFSKMFQSITADNGSEFSSLHDTLQQITDVYFAHPYSSWERGTNERHNGLLRQFIPKGTPICNYSKQFIQLATEKINLLPRKILNYRQPATLFLEEIQKLKIKTCW, from the coding sequence ATGGCGCAAATTCAGAATACCACACAAAAATTGACTTATAAACATCTTTCCTTTGAAGAAAGACAACTTATTGAAGTTTGGCATAATAGAGGTGATTCTAATAGAGCAATCGGTAAACGATTAGGTCGACACCATCAAACAATAAACAATGAGCTAAAACGTGGTACAACAACGCAAATCAAAGAAAATAAAAAGCCTAGACAACTCTATTTTGCTGAGACAGGACAAGCTAAATATATAGAAAATAGAAAGCGTTGTGGTGCTAATTCTAAGCTAGCCAGTGCTGTTGACTTTATTAATTATGCCTGTAAACAGATTATTGATTTTAATTGGTCACCAGATGCAATTGTTGGTTTTACCAAGTCCATGAGGACCTGGAATACACCTACTGTCTCTACTAAGACACTTTATAATTATATTGATAGTGGCTTTTTACCTATTAGAAACCATCATCTCAAGATGAAGATCAGACTCTCACCTAAAAAGAAAAGAAGTCGTAAGCATAAAAAAGAACTAGGAAAATCGATTGATGAACGACCAAGTACAGTTGATGATAGAAAAAACTTTGGTCATTGGGAAATAGATAGCGTTATTGGTTCAAAATCTAAAGATGATAATGCTATACTTACTCTTGTTGAAAGAAAAACGCGTTACATGATCACTGTTGTTTTAGATGATCATACAGAAGAGTCTGTTTGTTATACTGTTAATCAATTAAAATCTGAGTTCGGACAAGTTAATTTTAGCAAGATGTTTCAATCAATTACTGCTGATAATGGTAGTGAATTTAGCTCGCTTCATGATACTCTCCAACAAATAACGGATGTCTATTTTGCTCATCCTTATTCTTCTTGGGAACGAGGTACAAATGAAAGACATAATGGTTTATTAAGACAATTTATTCCGAAAGGAACTCCAATCTGCAACTACTCAAAACAATTCATTCAACTGGCTACTGAAAAAATTAATCTTTTACCACGTAAAATCTTAAATTATAGACAACCAGCTACATTATTTTTAGAAGAAATTCAAAAGCTTAAAATCAAAACATGTTGGTAA
- a CDS encoding DUF4809 family protein produces MEKIVIHCTTEIVHGGCNVCPTTATPTYDVEIAGKTTAIPNLDVVSLLRPILREHGYKERQEYDVAGDYDVFENTLNTVNIFESYQGLRFETQSGEKEVKQTYESEDELFKVVNELLTDLFKLEAIEFVTDIPEN; encoded by the coding sequence ATGGAAAAAATTGTCATTCATTGTACCACAGAAATTGTTCATGGTGGATGTAATGTTTGTCCAACAACTGCAACACCGACTTATGATGTAGAGATAGCTGGAAAAACAACCGCCATTCCTAATCTTGATGTTGTTTCCTTGTTACGTCCAATTTTAAGAGAACATGGTTACAAAGAGCGTCAAGAATATGACGTAGCTGGGGATTACGATGTATTTGAAAACACATTGAATACCGTAAATATTTTTGAATCTTATCAAGGATTACGTTTTGAAACGCAATCTGGTGAAAAAGAAGTTAAACAAACTTATGAGTCAGAAGATGAGTTGTTTAAAGTGGTAAATGAGTTGTTAACTGATTTATTTAAACTTGAGGCAATTGAGTTTGTCACAGATATACCAGAAAATTAA